One Flavobacterium cerinum genomic window, GGGGGATGTTGGTTCCGGCCGGAATTTATATGATTTTTAATCACGGCACACTAACACAATCCGGAGCGGGTATTCCAATGGCGACGGATATTGCTTTTGCATTAGGCGTACTGTCTTTATTGGGAAGTCGGGTTCCGTTATCACTAAAAGTTTTTCTGACGGCTTTAGCGGTAATCGATGATTTGGGCGCGATTTTGGTGATAGCCATTTTCTATACGGATCATTTATCGGTTATGAATCTTGGGATTGCGTTAGGTATAATGGCTGTTTTATTTGTTTTTAACCGATTAAAAGTGAATAACCCGTTTCCGTATCTTTTAGGAGGTGTACTGATGTGGTATTTTATGTTGAATTCCGGAATTCACGCAACAATTACAGGTGTTTTACTGGCTTTTGTAGTGCCTTTCGGAGATGGCGGTAAAAAAACGATTTCCTATAAAATGCAGCATGCCTTACACAAACCGGTGGCCTTTTTTATATTACCGTTATTTGCATTGGCGAACACAGCTATTGTAATCGGTAATGATTGGGTAGAAGGTTTAATGCATGAAAATAGTATCGGTATTTTTCTGGGATTGGTTGTCGGAAAACCACTGGGGATATTCCTGTTTAGTTTTTTTGTTGTTGCTATCGGACTCTGTAAGTTACCGGAGGATTTACGTTGGAAACAGATACTGGCTACCGGATTCCTCGCCGGAATCGGATTTACAATGTCGATATTTATAACACTACTGGCTTTTAAAGACCAACCGGAGGATGTTACAATTTCTAAAATAGCTATTCTGATCTCTTCACTGGTTGCCGGCCTGATTGGATTTGCGTTTCTAAAGGTTTCGCTTGGAGAGCGTAAAGAGTGAAGAGTAAAGAGTGAAGAGTAAAGAGTGAAGAGTAAAGAGTAAAGAGGAAAGAGGAAAGAGGAAAAGTACTCTTGCTATATAGCAGTAAAACCTGTCAGTATTTAGCCGGCAGGTTTTTTATTTAGGAGTAAAGTGACTCTTTTTTCTTCCTTCTTTTTTCTTGTTTCTTTCTTCTTGTTTCTCTCTCCGTCTAATTGACATTCACCGTTATCGGTAGGTTATAAGCAGTTCTAACCGCATTACCGTTTCTGTATCCCGGACTCCATTTGGTGGTCATGGTGCTTAAAACACGAATAGCTTCTTTTCCTAAGCCATAACCCGGATCTCTGGTTACACGGATATTAGATAGACTACCGTCTTTTTCAACGATAAAATAAACCAATACTTTTAAGGTTTTAACATCTTCCAGTTCCGGTGTTTTAAAACGTTTACCAATTGTTGACAGAAAAGCGTCAATTCCTCCCGGATATTGCGGTAAAGCTTCCAGTTCATATGTAGCGTTGACTGCATTGTTACTTTCCGTTCCGTTTCCGTCTCCGTTTCCGGTTGGTTGTGAAGCAACACTCATACTAGTAGTCGTACCGGTACCTTCTGCATTTTCAGAACTGATAGCCGCATTTTTTAATTCATCATTTGTAGGAACTTCCTGTGTGGCCTGATTTTTAGGCACCGGTGTAAAACCGGTGAATTTGATTTTTTTTACCGGATCGGATGGTGTCGTTTCTAACTTCGGTTCCTCAATCTTTTTAGGTAGCGTCGGTATAAGATCAACAACGACAATTGTATCATCAAATAGTTTCGGAATATTACCGGCTACATTGGGATCCGGTTTAAAGTAATTTGAAATTATCGGAACGGCAATAGCAGATCCTAATAATAAAACACCGGTACATAAGGCTTTTAGTGTTGTTTTCGGATTTTCTGAACGTAATTGATAAGCGCCGTAAGCCTTGTTACGGCCCTCAAAAACCAAATCAAGCCATTTGGTTTCGTAAATGTTTAATTTAGACATGATTAACGTAGTTTAAGGTTATTATATAGTGGTATTACCTTTAATAACGTTATTTTTGTAGGAATAGTATTTAGCTTGTTAATATTTTGAATACTTTATTTTAATTGTATTGATTTGTTGTGTTTTTGTTGGTGGTAAAGAAGAATGTTTGAGAATATTGAGTTTATTTTTTCTGCTGAATAATTTCGGCTA contains:
- the nhaA gene encoding Na+/H+ antiporter NhaA, whose product is MKATKLFTEFFNNEKSSGIVLIFCTVISLLLANSGLQEAYESIWHFKLGSHSFEHWINDGLMTIFFFLIGLELEREIYKGELSNIKNALLPIFAAMGGMLVPAGIYMIFNHGTLTQSGAGIPMATDIAFALGVLSLLGSRVPLSLKVFLTALAVIDDLGAILVIAIFYTDHLSVMNLGIALGIMAVLFVFNRLKVNNPFPYLLGGVLMWYFMLNSGIHATITGVLLAFVVPFGDGGKKTISYKMQHALHKPVAFFILPLFALANTAIVIGNDWVEGLMHENSIGIFLGLVVGKPLGIFLFSFFVVAIGLCKLPEDLRWKQILATGFLAGIGFTMSIFITLLAFKDQPEDVTISKIAILISSLVAGLIGFAFLKVSLGERKE
- a CDS encoding energy transducer TonB; amino-acid sequence: MSKLNIYETKWLDLVFEGRNKAYGAYQLRSENPKTTLKALCTGVLLLGSAIAVPIISNYFKPDPNVAGNIPKLFDDTIVVVDLIPTLPKKIEEPKLETTPSDPVKKIKFTGFTPVPKNQATQEVPTNDELKNAAISSENAEGTGTTTSMSVASQPTGNGDGNGTESNNAVNATYELEALPQYPGGIDAFLSTIGKRFKTPELEDVKTLKVLVYFIVEKDGSLSNIRVTRDPGYGLGKEAIRVLSTMTTKWSPGYRNGNAVRTAYNLPITVNVN